The following DNA comes from Selenomonas sp. AB3002.
CTGTTGCTCGTTGAGATTGGGATGGCTGGATTCGCATACTGTCAATGGCTTGATGTCAGCTATGGGCAGTACGGCTGTCGGTGCCCAAGATGGGCGAGTGGTAAAGCTGGTGTTCATGTTGGAAGCTCCTTTCAATTAAAAAGACCGTCATCGAAGTGATGACGGTCAAAGAGAATAAATCCAACCCCCCCGGGGGCTCGATTCCTGGGGAGGTGGCTCATCAGGTAGGACGTGGAAGAGCTTGTCAAAAATATAATTTTAAAAATTCCCCTATAGAAATGTGGATAGATGCGTTTTATCTCGTAATACCCGCAAATAGAAGGGTGGTCATAGAGATGCAAAAAGTAGACCTAAATCTGATGAGATTGATTAGAAAGTACCGTAAGTTAAGTGTTGAGCAAGTGGCCAAACGTATAGGGAAGACCCGTACGGCCATTTGGAGATATGAGTCTGGTGTCACAGATATGCCGGTGAGTTTGCTCTGCAAGCTCATGGATATCTATGATGTACCAGTGGATAGGGTGTTCAAGGATGTATATGATGGAGGTCGCAAGTGAGATTTGACTATGATGAATTAAGGAGACTTCGTAAGGTGAACTACTGGCGGCAATGTGATGTAGGAAAGATGATGCATTGTTCTACTTCAAATATTTGTAAGTGGGAATCAAGGCAACTAAAGCTTACTATCGATGATTTTGTAAGGCTGTCTGAAATATATGGTGTTCGTGACTTTAATAGGTTTTTTATTGACAGGCGGAAGTAGCATATATTTCTGCTGGTTAGAGGATTATATAAGGCGCAAGGATTTTAAGGTAGTTTTGTATAGGCAATCCCTTGTATATCAAGGGATTGCGACAAGTTGTAACGGATGTAAATCCTTGCTAATAGACTATTGTATACGGAGGATATATGATCCATACTTTCGATATAAGGAATGTATTGTCTGAGACTGAGGTGCGTAAAATTTTACACCTATTGGAGAGAGGTTTAAATCGCCCCTTGGAAGAGGCTATGGAGTGTTTGATGGGGCGCATGATAAAAGATACTACACAGAGAAGCAACGGCAGCTATCTCGATGATTGCAATAAACTGGTTCCTCTCGATGACTATAACTGCTCTACGAAGCGAATAAATATCGCTCCAAATGTCCTTGGCCTTGGTATCAATGCTATAAATATCATGCGGGTATGTGAGAGGAGCAACAAGAAACAAGAAAAGGGCGTTTCCTATGGGGTTCTTCGCTGTTATTTCTATTTGACTCTGGATATAAATCCACGAACCCTGTCAAATCCGGCGAGTGTCAATACAATCGAGCTGTATAAAGCAAGTGATGCTAACAATGCAAAGC
Coding sequences within:
- a CDS encoding helix-turn-helix transcriptional regulator; this translates as MRLIRKYRKLSVEQVAKRIGKTRTAIWRYESGVTDMPVSLLCKLMDIYDVPVDRVFKDVYDGGRK